One Fusarium poae strain DAOMC 252244 chromosome 4, whole genome shotgun sequence DNA window includes the following coding sequences:
- a CDS encoding hypothetical protein (SECRETED:SignalP(1-16)) — protein MKFSLAVLLPVAGVLAAPTPPGIPSDSTARSLLSGLTVSAPTNTDTYNRDLFPHWQTYEGTCNTREFVLKRDGTNVVTNSACAATAGTWKSPYDGATWTQASDIDIDHMVPLKVAWISGAASWTTAKRTQFANDVTRPQLWAVTDNVNQSKSDKSPDSWKPPLTSFYCTYAKSWIQVKSYWQLTITTAEKTALGSMLDYC, from the exons ATGAAGTTCTCCCTCGCTGTCCTCCTCCCCGTCGCCGGTGTTCTGGCCGCGCCTACGCCT CCTGGAATCCCTAGCGACTCTACTGCCCGATCACTCTTGAGTGGTCTCACTGTCTCTGCTCCTACCAACACCGACACGTACAACAGAGATCTTTTCCCTCACTGGCAGACATACGAGGGCACTTGCAACACTCG GGAATTCGTCTTGAAAAGAGACGGAACAAATGTTGTGACCAACTCAGCATGTGCCGCCACTGCTGGCACATGGAAGTCGCCGTACGACGGAGCTACCTGGACACAGGCCAGTGACATCGACATTGACCATATGGTTCCTCTGAAGGTCGCCTGGATT TCTGGTGCTGCTTCTTGGACCACTGCCAAGCGAACCCAGTTCGCTAACGACGTAACAAGGCCTCAGCTGTGGGCAG TCACCGATAACGTCAACCAGTCCAAGAGCGACAAGTCCCCTGATTCATGGAAGCCTCCCCTGACCAGCTTCTACTGCACCTACGCCAAGAGTTGGATCCAGGTCAAGAGCTACTGGCAGTTGACCATAACAACTGCTGAAAAGACTGCTCTCGGCTCTATGCTTGACTACTGCTAG